A region from the Phaseolus vulgaris cultivar G19833 unplaced genomic scaffold, P. vulgaris v2.0 scaffold_20, whole genome shotgun sequence genome encodes:
- the LOC137817204 gene encoding uncharacterized protein produces MGAQSLLAKSDSQLVIGQVTGEYQAKDPQMAAYLRYVEVLKGAFAAFELVHVPREQNARANLLAKLTSSGKGGRQRTVIKETLKTPRKFVAYNRVDVLHISTARGKPMSHRSLSQDTARSPYISTYATSPEEEKGVQVCALEEGDTWMTPYKRYLADGILPAEPEEGRKVKRNAARYNLVDGILFRHGFTHPILTCVSGDECTRIMAELHEGICGSHVGGRVLASKVVRAGFY; encoded by the coding sequence ATGGGCGCTCAAAGCctcttggcaaagagtgactcacaaTTGGTCATAGGGCAAGTAACGGGGGAGTATCAGGCaaaggatccacagatggccGCATACTTGAGGTACGTCGAGGTGTTGAAGGGAGCCTTCGCCGCGTTTGAGCTAGTGCATGTCcctagagagcaaaatgccagagctaaCCTGCTTGCCAAGTTgaccagctcaggcaaggggggaaggcagaggactgtcatcaaagagaccctcaaaacgccgcgaaagtttgtggcatacaacagggtggatgtccttcaCATTAGTACAGCAAGAGGAAAGCCAATGAGCCATCGCTCTCTGAGTCAAGACACGGCGAGGTCACCCTACATCAGTACTTACGCGACCTCGCCGGAAGAAGAGAAGGGCGTACAGGTATGCGCCTTGGAGGAAGGAGATACCTGGATGACcccctacaagcgatacctcGCGGATGGGATCCTCCCAGCGGAACCAGAAGAAGGCAGGAAGGTCAAGAGGAACGCTGCAAGGTACAACTTAGTGGATGGGATATTATTCAGACATGGGTTTACACACCCTATCTTGACatgcgtaagtggcgacgagtgcaccaggataatggctgaactccacgaaggtatttgtgggagccacgtgggaggaagaGTCTTGGCATCCAAGGTAGTACGTGCAGGGTTTTATTGA